From a single Shewanella donghaensis genomic region:
- a CDS encoding histidine phosphatase family protein produces the protein MAAIYLIRHGQASFGSADYDKLSAKGCNQANILGASWQLRPKPKKYYCGDLLRHEQTLSHFIEGHKGIVTPKIIHSGFNEFDHVDILHKYNDKWSDFANMTYEVNQLTDPSKTIKSEFSNALNRWLFEGKDHEYKESWPQFKMRCIRALRDVIEQELAQNKSVVATERTQNDAKDILVFTSGGTISVIIQHILQLNDQQMLAINQQTRNTSVTKLLFSGDKLSVDYINNYSHLERLGDEWVTFR, from the coding sequence ATGGCTGCAATTTATTTGATACGACATGGGCAAGCCTCTTTTGGTAGCGCTGATTATGACAAGTTATCAGCTAAAGGCTGCAACCAAGCCAATATTCTTGGTGCATCTTGGCAGTTAAGGCCAAAACCGAAAAAATATTATTGTGGTGACTTGTTACGACATGAACAAACCTTGAGTCACTTCATTGAAGGGCATAAAGGTATTGTTACCCCAAAAATCATACATTCTGGTTTTAACGAATTTGACCATGTCGATATTCTCCACAAATATAATGATAAGTGGAGTGACTTCGCAAACATGACATATGAAGTTAATCAACTCACTGACCCAAGTAAAACCATTAAGTCAGAATTTTCAAATGCACTTAATCGTTGGTTGTTTGAAGGTAAAGATCATGAATACAAAGAAAGCTGGCCGCAATTTAAAATGCGATGTATCCGCGCTTTGCGGGATGTTATCGAGCAAGAGTTAGCTCAAAACAAATCAGTAGTTGCGACCGAACGTACACAAAATGATGCAAAAGATATTTTAGTTTTCACTTCAGGTGGAACTATATCGGTGATTATTCAACATATTTTACAGCTAAATGATCAGCAAATGCTGGCGATTAATCAACAAACTAGAAATACCAGTGTGACTAAATTATTGTTCTCTGGTGACAAGTTGAGCGTTGATTATATTAATAATTATAGTCATTTAGAGCGCTTAGGTGACGAGTGGGTAACCTTTAGATAG
- a CDS encoding LysR family transcriptional regulator: MKMDLNLFVVFDAIYCEGNITKAASMLNLSQPAVSHSLGKLRSYFDDPLFIRQGNEMRPTPVAKNVIADVREALHQLQVCLVQSRQFEPLTSRKSFSLSLHGSLEPYYLPTLQQNLSIESPEISLRSNKRVRRSELENKLASGDIDLAIDALIPVSENILHTQLQTDQVVVVARKNHPAIANGLDLDTYLELEHVLVSSRSNGPGLEDFELSRIGLHRKISLRCQHALSACRVIIGNDMLLTLPKTAADMYCEMLDIKIYPMPVELPHIDVHLYWHVNVDKEPANKWLRNKMILAASNKF; this comes from the coding sequence ATGAAAATGGATTTAAATTTGTTTGTCGTTTTTGATGCAATTTATTGCGAAGGGAATATTACCAAAGCGGCTTCAATGCTAAATTTATCACAGCCGGCGGTCAGTCATTCTTTAGGGAAATTACGAAGTTATTTTGATGATCCTTTATTCATCCGTCAGGGTAACGAAATGCGCCCAACCCCTGTGGCCAAAAATGTTATTGCAGATGTTCGAGAAGCACTACATCAACTGCAAGTTTGTTTAGTCCAATCAAGACAATTTGAACCGCTAACATCACGCAAAAGTTTTTCGCTTTCATTACATGGCTCACTTGAGCCTTATTATTTACCCACATTGCAACAGAATCTGTCTATAGAGTCCCCTGAAATTAGTTTACGCAGTAATAAGAGAGTCAGACGTAGTGAGTTAGAAAACAAACTGGCCAGTGGTGATATAGATTTGGCCATTGATGCATTAATTCCTGTTAGTGAAAATATTCTCCACACCCAACTTCAAACAGATCAGGTTGTGGTTGTTGCTAGAAAAAATCACCCTGCAATTGCCAACGGTTTAGATTTAGATACTTATCTAGAGTTAGAGCATGTTTTAGTATCATCTAGATCAAACGGTCCTGGCCTAGAAGATTTTGAATTATCTCGAATAGGTCTTCATCGTAAAATTTCATTGCGATGTCAGCATGCTTTATCTGCCTGCAGAGTGATAATTGGTAATGATATGCTGCTGACATTACCTAAAACCGCGGCTGATATGTACTGTGAGATGTTAGATATTAAGATTTATCCAATGCCGGTAGAGTTACCGCATATTGATGTTCATTTATACTGGCATGTTAATGTCGATAAAGAACCAGCTAATAAATGGCTACGTAATAAAATGATTTTGGCTGCTTCAAATAAATTCTGA
- the ccoN gene encoding cytochrome-c oxidase, cbb3-type subunit I, translating to MMNHSQPTGADYNYTVVRQFALTTVLWGIVGMAVGVLIAAQLIWPQLNFETPWLTYSRLRPLHTNAVIFAFGTSALFATSYYIVQRTCQTKLFAPKLAAFTFWGWQAIIISAAITLPMGFTSGKEYAELEWPIDIAITVVWVTYAIVFFGTIIKRTTSHIYVANWFFGAFIITVAVLHIVNSMAVPVSLFKSYSMYSGAVDAMVQWWYGHNAVGFLLTAGFLGMMYYFVPKQAGRPVYSYRLSIVHFWALIALYIWAGPHHLHYTALPDWTQTLGMVMSLILFAPSWGGMINGIMTLSGAWHKLRTDPVLRFLVVSLSFYGMSTFEGPMMAIKTVNALSHYTDWTVGHVHSGALGWVAMVSIGSLYHLIPVLFGHGRMYSTNLVNVHFWLATIGTVLYIVAMWISGVMQGLMWRAVNSDGTLTYSFVESLEASYPFYFVRFIGGVFFLSGMFIMAYNVMRTVNAPKDSLPALAEAKA from the coding sequence ATGATGAATCATTCCCAGCCTACAGGCGCTGATTACAATTATACCGTTGTTCGCCAATTTGCATTAACCACAGTATTGTGGGGAATTGTTGGTATGGCAGTCGGTGTATTGATTGCGGCCCAGTTAATCTGGCCACAACTAAACTTTGAAACTCCATGGTTAACGTATAGTCGTTTAAGACCGTTACATACTAATGCCGTGATTTTCGCGTTTGGTACTTCAGCCCTTTTCGCAACATCCTACTATATAGTACAACGTACTTGTCAAACCAAACTGTTCGCACCTAAATTAGCTGCATTCACGTTCTGGGGTTGGCAGGCTATTATCATTTCTGCTGCAATAACATTACCAATGGGTTTCACCTCTGGTAAAGAATATGCAGAATTAGAGTGGCCAATTGATATCGCTATTACCGTCGTTTGGGTAACATATGCAATTGTGTTCTTTGGTACCATTATCAAAAGAACAACTTCACATATTTACGTTGCGAACTGGTTCTTTGGTGCTTTCATAATAACGGTTGCAGTACTCCACATTGTTAACTCAATGGCTGTACCTGTGAGCTTATTCAAATCATATTCCATGTATTCTGGCGCTGTTGATGCCATGGTACAGTGGTGGTATGGCCATAACGCTGTTGGATTCTTATTAACAGCAGGCTTCTTAGGTATGATGTATTACTTCGTCCCTAAACAAGCTGGTCGTCCGGTTTATTCTTACCGTTTATCAATCGTTCATTTCTGGGCATTGATTGCGTTATATATCTGGGCAGGTCCACATCACCTTCACTACACAGCATTACCTGATTGGACACAAACGTTAGGTATGGTTATGTCGTTAATTCTATTTGCTCCTTCTTGGGGTGGCATGATTAACGGTATTATGACCTTGTCAGGTGCTTGGCACAAACTACGTACTGACCCTGTATTACGTTTCTTAGTTGTTTCATTGTCTTTCTATGGTATGTCTACCTTTGAAGGCCCGATGATGGCAATTAAAACAGTAAATGCATTATCACATTACACTGATTGGACAGTTGGTCATGTTCATTCTGGTGCTCTTGGTTGGGTTGCTATGGTTTCTATTGGTTCTTTATACCATTTGATCCCTGTGTTATTCGGTCATGGCCGTATGTACAGCACAAACCTAGTTAATGTTCATTTCTGGTTAGCAACAATTGGTACTGTGCTATACATAGTAGCAATGTGGATTTCTGGTGTGATGCAAGGTCTTATGTGGCGCGCAGTTAACTCTGACGGTACATTAACTTATAGCTTTGTAGAAAGTTTAGAAGCGTCATATCCATTCTACTTTGTTCGCTTTATCGGTGGTGTATTCTTCTTATCTGGTATGTTTATCATGGCTTATAACGTGATGCGTACAGTTAACGCACCTAAAGATTCACTTCCAGCATTAGCTGAAGCCAAAGCATAA
- the ccoO gene encoding cytochrome-c oxidase, cbb3-type subunit II, translating to MKFNHEIIEKNIGLLGIFTVIAISFGGLVQITPLLFQKDTTEPVEGLIPYTALQIEGRDIYVREGCYNCHSQMIRPLRAETERYGHYSVAGESVWDHPFQWGSKRTGPDLARVGGRYSDKWHEVHLINPRNVVPQSNMPAYPWLDRNILDGKLTGKKMQILSNFHPDHNMYTEEEITGAEAAVKGKTELEALIAYLQSLGHALK from the coding sequence ATGAAATTTAATCATGAAATAATCGAAAAAAACATCGGTCTGCTTGGTATCTTTACGGTTATCGCAATTAGTTTTGGTGGTCTAGTACAGATCACCCCATTGCTATTCCAAAAAGATACAACTGAACCAGTTGAAGGACTTATTCCGTATACTGCTTTACAGATTGAAGGTCGTGACATTTATGTTCGTGAAGGTTGTTATAACTGTCACAGTCAAATGATCCGTCCTTTACGTGCAGAAACTGAACGTTATGGTCATTATTCTGTAGCTGGTGAATCTGTATGGGATCACCCATTCCAATGGGGTTCTAAGCGAACTGGTCCTGATTTAGCACGTGTTGGTGGACGTTACAGTGATAAATGGCATGAAGTGCATTTAATTAATCCTCGTAATGTTGTTCCTCAATCTAATATGCCTGCCTACCCTTGGTTAGACAGAAATATTCTAGATGGAAAGCTAACAGGTAAAAAAATGCAGATCTTAAGTAATTTCCATCCGGATCATAATATGTATACCGAAGAAGAAATTACTGGTGCAGAAGCCGCTGTTAAAGGTAAAACTGAACTTGAAGCATTAATTGCTTATCTTCAGTCTTTAGGCCATGCGCTAAAATAA
- a CDS encoding cbb3-type cytochrome oxidase subunit 3: MDYGTLQGILTIIVMVTFAGIFYWAYSSKSKAKFDEAANLIFSDEEISDQAKNSGDKK, from the coding sequence ATGGATTATGGAACGTTACAAGGCATTCTAACCATTATTGTTATGGTGACATTTGCCGGTATTTTCTATTGGGCTTATAGCTCAAAAAGTAAAGCCAAATTCGATGAAGCTGCAAACTTGATTTTTTCTGATGAAGAGATCTCGGATCAAGCTAAAAACTCAGGAGATAAGAAGTAA
- the ccoP gene encoding cytochrome-c oxidase, cbb3-type subunit III, which yields MDIFGDFSLFWNIWIIVPTLFVIACCFFILRACSQNNTGIEEGESMGHSFDGIEELNNPLPKWWAYMFYTSIVFGLIYLALYPGLGTYKGLFGWTSSNQSIGREEGIKLDSIKAIETAKTENRLSQYDREVASADEKYGPIFAAYLATPLEDLVNDEEALKVGGRLFLQNCAQCHGSDARGSIGFPNLTDNNWLYGGELATIKTSIMNGRNGMMPPKGGLPIEDSEVRGLAEYVFKLSGRDHDATLAAQGQGSFMKGCFACHGMDGTGNKFMGAPNLTDDAWLYGGKRIQVMQSISNGRSGVMPAWDDILGEEKVHVISAYVYSLSNK from the coding sequence ATGGATATCTTTGGAGATTTTTCGTTATTTTGGAATATTTGGATTATTGTTCCAACTTTATTTGTTATCGCTTGTTGTTTTTTCATTCTCAGAGCATGTTCACAGAACAATACTGGGATTGAAGAAGGCGAATCAATGGGTCATAGCTTTGACGGTATTGAAGAATTAAATAACCCGCTACCTAAGTGGTGGGCTTATATGTTCTATACAAGTATTGTTTTTGGTTTAATTTATTTAGCGCTTTATCCAGGACTTGGTACTTACAAAGGATTGTTTGGTTGGACAAGTTCTAATCAAAGTATCGGTCGTGAAGAAGGTATTAAGCTTGATTCAATTAAAGCAATTGAAACAGCAAAAACTGAAAATCGTCTTTCTCAATACGATCGTGAAGTAGCCAGTGCAGATGAGAAATACGGACCAATTTTTGCGGCTTATTTAGCGACGCCGCTTGAAGATCTTGTTAATGATGAAGAAGCACTAAAAGTAGGTGGACGTTTATTCCTACAAAATTGTGCTCAATGTCATGGCTCAGATGCTCGTGGTAGTATCGGATTCCCTAACCTAACTGATAACAATTGGTTATATGGTGGTGAACTCGCGACAATCAAAACGTCTATTATGAATGGTCGTAATGGTATGATGCCTCCTAAAGGTGGATTGCCGATTGAAGATAGTGAAGTTCGAGGTTTAGCTGAATATGTATTTAAACTTTCAGGTCGTGATCATGACGCTACTTTAGCAGCTCAAGGTCAAGGTTCATTCATGAAGGGCTGTTTTGCTTGTCATGGTATGGATGGTACCGGTAATAAGTTTATGGGCGCACCAAACTTAACTGATGATGCTTGGTTATATGGCGGAAAACGTATACAGGTTATGCAATCAATTTCGAATGGTCGTTCAGGCGTAATGCCTGCGTGGGACGATATCTTAGGTGAAGAGAAAGTTCACGTGATATCAGCTTACGTTTATAGCTTATCAAACAAATAG
- a CDS encoding FixH family protein — MSAPLPWYKHFWPWFIVVLLFIVVLKSMIALGIAIDNADSLVSDDYYKEGKAINMDLRKIKQAKNLGMQYLIEVDDQELVITQHGGPEYRAALSVSFIHPTQEEKDFKINATADGNGAYRIGLSEAISGAWNVRLESFDASWRIQQRIEIADDVEYWLN, encoded by the coding sequence ATGTCTGCTCCCCTTCCCTGGTACAAGCATTTTTGGCCTTGGTTCATCGTTGTTTTACTTTTTATTGTCGTACTTAAAAGTATGATTGCCTTGGGTATTGCCATTGATAATGCTGATTCACTTGTGTCAGATGATTATTATAAAGAAGGTAAAGCCATCAACATGGATTTACGCAAAATCAAACAAGCCAAAAATTTAGGCATGCAATACCTTATTGAAGTTGATGATCAAGAATTAGTCATTACTCAACATGGTGGTCCAGAATATCGTGCAGCATTAAGTGTTAGCTTTATCCATCCAACTCAAGAAGAAAAAGATTTTAAAATTAATGCAACAGCAGATGGGAATGGCGCTTACCGAATTGGTTTATCAGAAGCGATTTCTGGCGCTTGGAATGTTCGCTTAGAGAGTTTTGATGCTAGCTGGAGAATTCAGCAACGTATTGAAATAGCAGATGATGTAGAGTATTGGCTAAACTAA
- a CDS encoding heavy metal translocating P-type ATPase → MQICYHCNEPVLTGDEFTTIIGDQAQLMCCPGCQAVSQAIMDSGLESYYQYRSEPGSRQTALIPAELAQYSAYDLPEVQQDLIYSLDGTNTISVSIEGITCAACAWLIEHKLKQLNGIISISVNSTTQRALVSWNEQSVKLSEILAEISRIGYQAAPFQIDEQEKKSKHESRKFLLRLGLAGFATMQVMMFALALYSDYFIFEDTQMRDYFRWVSMTLAAPVVFYSAQPFYFSAIRSLLSGKLNMDLSVSLAIVGAYIASCIATINGNGEVYFESVSMFTFFLLLGRYFEQKAKQTASVSSSNLHKLVPLTANLNIDDEITEVPAKRLKLNDIILIKPGDVVAADGIILKGKSGLNESMLTGEQMPLIKHSGDLVFAGTINVDQPLSVKVTALGQDQLVAEIIRLQEVASNTKPAIATMVDKFARYFSASILGIAVATYFIWLFIAPEDAFWVTLSVLVATCPCALALATPTAITCSTAIFTKLGIITRRAGVFEKLPLIEHVVFDKTGTLTCGAISINKVVLTDQQNKDTVLAYAAALETGSLHPIANAFTPFLQRKIVATQIEHHVGLGISGSIDNQSVKIGNAEFIGLDASQCSGKLLWLSMDGIVVACFELQDALRPDSLTTIKQLQENGIEVSIASGDSDSHVKAIAKQLNVANCHGKLSPKDKLDLINKLQQTQHVAMFGDGVNDAPVLAGANLSVAMGSGSAIAKNSADLILLGDQLTKFNQAIKVSKLTNKIIKQNLIWAFAYNAIILPLAVTGHVVPYIAAIGMSISSIIVVSNSLRLLRIKV, encoded by the coding sequence ATGCAGATTTGCTATCACTGTAATGAACCTGTTTTAACAGGTGATGAATTCACTACCATAATAGGTGATCAGGCGCAGCTCATGTGTTGCCCTGGTTGCCAAGCTGTATCTCAAGCAATTATGGATTCTGGCTTAGAAAGCTATTATCAATATCGTAGTGAACCAGGTAGTAGACAGACTGCATTGATTCCTGCTGAGCTTGCACAATATTCCGCTTATGATTTACCTGAAGTGCAACAAGACCTCATATACAGTTTAGATGGTACTAATACTATCTCTGTTTCTATTGAAGGGATTACTTGTGCGGCTTGTGCGTGGTTAATTGAACATAAGCTTAAACAGTTAAACGGAATAATCAGTATTAGCGTTAATTCCACTACTCAGCGAGCTTTGGTCAGCTGGAATGAACAAAGCGTTAAGTTAAGTGAAATTCTTGCTGAAATCAGCAGAATTGGCTATCAAGCCGCACCATTTCAAATCGATGAACAGGAAAAAAAGAGTAAACATGAGAGCCGCAAGTTTCTCTTGCGTCTCGGTCTAGCTGGGTTTGCAACCATGCAAGTGATGATGTTTGCTTTAGCCTTATACTCCGACTATTTCATTTTTGAAGATACCCAAATGCGCGATTACTTTCGCTGGGTAAGCATGACCTTAGCTGCTCCTGTCGTATTCTACTCTGCGCAACCCTTTTATTTTAGTGCAATACGAAGTTTACTAAGCGGTAAGCTCAATATGGACTTGTCGGTCTCTCTTGCGATTGTTGGCGCCTATATTGCTAGCTGTATCGCAACGATAAATGGCAATGGTGAGGTTTACTTTGAATCTGTTTCAATGTTCACCTTCTTCTTATTACTCGGTCGCTACTTTGAACAAAAAGCGAAACAAACGGCATCAGTCAGTTCAAGTAACTTACACAAGTTAGTTCCGTTAACTGCAAACTTAAATATTGACGATGAAATTACTGAAGTACCTGCAAAACGGTTAAAATTAAACGATATTATTTTAATCAAACCAGGCGATGTTGTTGCTGCAGACGGTATTATCTTAAAGGGTAAGTCAGGTCTGAATGAATCGATGCTAACTGGCGAACAAATGCCGCTGATTAAACATAGCGGTGACCTTGTTTTTGCCGGTACCATAAATGTCGACCAACCACTTTCAGTAAAAGTCACCGCGTTAGGTCAAGACCAATTGGTTGCTGAAATTATTCGTTTACAAGAAGTTGCCTCAAACACTAAACCTGCAATTGCAACAATGGTCGATAAATTTGCCCGTTATTTTTCAGCTTCTATTTTAGGTATTGCCGTTGCTACTTATTTTATTTGGTTATTTATCGCTCCTGAGGATGCATTTTGGGTAACATTGTCGGTACTTGTTGCAACATGTCCTTGCGCCCTAGCCCTTGCTACGCCAACCGCTATCACTTGCTCCACTGCCATTTTCACTAAATTAGGCATCATTACCCGAAGAGCGGGTGTATTCGAAAAATTACCACTTATAGAGCACGTTGTATTTGATAAAACAGGTACCCTGACCTGCGGCGCTATATCAATAAATAAAGTTGTCTTAACTGACCAACAGAACAAAGATACCGTTTTAGCTTATGCCGCGGCGTTAGAAACGGGTTCGCTTCACCCTATTGCAAATGCTTTCACACCATTTTTACAACGTAAAATTGTTGCAACCCAAATAGAGCATCATGTTGGCCTTGGTATTTCTGGCTCAATAGACAATCAATCAGTAAAAATAGGTAACGCTGAGTTTATAGGACTTGATGCCAGTCAATGTTCTGGAAAGCTATTATGGCTATCTATGGATGGGATAGTCGTTGCGTGCTTTGAATTACAAGATGCGCTTCGACCTGATAGTTTAACGACGATAAAACAACTTCAAGAAAACGGTATCGAAGTCAGTATTGCCAGTGGTGATAGCGACAGCCATGTTAAAGCTATTGCAAAACAACTTAATGTTGCTAACTGTCATGGAAAACTAAGTCCCAAAGATAAACTAGATTTAATCAATAAATTACAACAAACACAGCATGTGGCTATGTTTGGTGATGGCGTTAATGATGCACCAGTGCTGGCTGGCGCCAATCTATCAGTTGCTATGGGCAGCGGTAGTGCTATCGCAAAAAATAGTGCAGATTTAATTTTATTAGGCGATCAACTAACAAAGTTTAATCAGGCAATTAAAGTATCTAAGTTAACCAACAAAATAATAAAACAAAATTTAATTTGGGCATTTGCTTATAATGCCATCATTCTTCCTCTTGCTGTCACTGGCCATGTTGTGCCTTATATAGCAGCCATTGGAATGTCTATTAGCTCTATCATTGTTGTGTCTAATAGTTTACGCCTCCTTAGGATTAAAGTATGA
- the ccoS gene encoding cbb3-type cytochrome oxidase assembly protein CcoS: MNIIYVLIPIAMLFVAIAVAIFFWAVKSEQFDDLDRQSVSILFDDEVKPTEAKLSEDSDINSSVEKEN; this comes from the coding sequence ATGAACATCATCTATGTATTAATTCCAATCGCGATGCTTTTTGTTGCCATTGCTGTAGCTATTTTCTTTTGGGCTGTAAAAAGTGAACAATTTGATGACTTAGACAGACAAAGTGTCTCTATTTTATTTGATGACGAAGTTAAGCCGACTGAAGCTAAGCTATCTGAAGATAGTGATATCAATTCGAGTGTTGAGAAAGAAAATTGA
- a CDS encoding sulfite exporter TauE/SafE family protein, translating into MIEFNVWGAFLVGLMGAAHCFGMCGGLVGAFATNLPSSSSNRLANQLSFLLSYNLGRIASYTIAGGLAGASTAALGYMFDVDSYLIGLRIFAGVMMIATGLYIAQLWFGIVHIEKIGKILWRYLKPVANKLLPIKYKYQAVLAGMVWGWLPCGLVYSTLTWSVATGDMLNGALIMLAFGLGTLPALLSAGLAAKKLAHWVQKKQVRLISGIFIVVFGIQTIYVAIMQLN; encoded by the coding sequence TTGATAGAATTTAATGTTTGGGGGGCATTTCTTGTTGGATTAATGGGTGCTGCGCACTGTTTTGGCATGTGCGGTGGGTTGGTCGGTGCATTCGCGACGAACCTCCCGAGTAGTTCTTCAAATAGGTTAGCTAACCAACTTAGTTTTCTATTGAGCTATAATCTTGGTCGTATTGCGAGTTACACCATTGCAGGTGGATTAGCAGGTGCTAGTACCGCAGCTTTAGGTTATATGTTTGATGTAGATAGTTATCTTATTGGCCTGCGTATTTTTGCCGGCGTCATGATGATTGCTACCGGATTGTATATTGCACAACTTTGGTTTGGCATTGTCCATATTGAAAAGATTGGCAAAATACTTTGGCGTTATTTAAAACCCGTAGCAAACAAACTACTGCCGATTAAATATAAGTATCAAGCCGTTTTAGCCGGTATGGTTTGGGGTTGGTTACCTTGTGGCTTAGTCTATAGCACGCTTACCTGGTCAGTTGCTACGGGTGACATGCTAAACGGGGCATTAATTATGCTAGCTTTTGGTTTAGGTACTTTGCCTGCTCTGTTAAGTGCTGGATTAGCCGCGAAAAAATTAGCACATTGGGTTCAAAAAAAGCAAGTTAGACTCATTAGTGGGATCTTCATTGTAGTATTTGGTATACAAACTATATATGTCGCAATCATGCAGCTAAACTAG
- the etrA gene encoding electron transport transcriptional regulator EtrA: MPTDLTKQLRASTGGCAIHCHDCSMESLCIPFTLDNNELDRLDDIIERKKPVQKGDQIFKSGDPLKSLFAIRSGTIKSYTITEQGDEQITGFHLAGDVIGFDGIHSQIHQSFAQALETAMVCEIPFDTLDTLAGSMPKLRQQIMRLMSNEIMSDQEMILLLSKKNAEERLAAFINNLANRFGSRGFSPHEFRLTMTRGDIGNYLGLTVETISRLLGRFQKSGYIEVKGKYITIVDHDSLSQLAGNARIAT; the protein is encoded by the coding sequence ATGCCTACAGATCTAACGAAACAACTTCGAGCATCTACTGGGGGTTGTGCAATTCATTGTCATGATTGCAGCATGGAATCACTGTGTATTCCGTTCACACTTGATAACAACGAGTTAGATCGACTCGATGATATTATCGAGCGTAAAAAGCCTGTCCAAAAAGGCGACCAAATATTCAAATCTGGTGATCCTCTCAAGTCATTGTTTGCCATTCGTTCAGGTACAATAAAAAGTTATACAATTACTGAACAAGGTGACGAACAAATCACAGGTTTTCACCTGGCTGGTGACGTTATAGGTTTTGATGGCATCCATTCTCAAATTCATCAAAGTTTTGCTCAAGCTTTAGAAACCGCTATGGTTTGCGAAATCCCTTTCGATACCCTTGATACACTCGCCGGTAGCATGCCAAAACTTAGACAACAAATTATGCGCCTTATGAGTAATGAAATCATGAGCGATCAAGAAATGATTTTATTGTTATCAAAAAAGAATGCCGAAGAACGTCTAGCCGCGTTTATCAATAATCTGGCAAATCGTTTTGGCAGTCGTGGATTTTCACCTCACGAGTTCAGACTCACAATGACCCGTGGCGATATCGGTAATTATCTAGGATTAACCGTTGAAACCATTAGTCGATTACTCGGACGTTTCCAAAAATCGGGTTATATCGAGGTAAAAGGTAAATACATTACTATCGTCGATCATGACTCGTTAAGCCAATTAGCTGGAAATGCTCGTATCGCAACCTAA
- the uspE gene encoding universal stress protein UspE gives MKDYKNILVVINPMTDHQPALARAVELAAKSNASITAFLTIFDFSYEMTSILSSHEREAMRQGVIDQRETWLKEAIKSYNKAGLTITSKVVWHNRPFESVIKYAIDENVDLLVKSTHEHDKLKSIIFTPTDWHLLRKAPIPVLMVKEHDWQVAGKIVCAINVASEDDDHQTLNTKIIENALSLAAKFSAQIHLVNGYPGTPVNLAIELPEFDAASYNDTVRMQHEQRIQYIANSFNIPLENCHVEEGLPEDVIPDLAEKLDAELVVLGTVGRTGFSAALIGNTAEHVIDSINCDLLAIKPDGYKSPLEE, from the coding sequence ATGAAGGATTATAAAAATATACTCGTTGTCATCAATCCGATGACAGATCATCAGCCTGCTTTAGCCAGAGCTGTTGAATTAGCGGCCAAGTCTAATGCGTCTATCACTGCATTTCTGACTATTTTCGACTTTTCTTATGAAATGACATCGATATTATCCAGTCATGAACGTGAAGCCATGCGCCAAGGTGTTATTGACCAACGTGAAACTTGGTTAAAAGAAGCCATTAAATCATATAATAAAGCTGGTCTAACTATCACAAGTAAAGTGGTTTGGCATAATCGACCATTTGAAAGCGTTATTAAATATGCCATCGATGAAAATGTAGATCTACTTGTCAAAAGTACTCACGAACATGACAAATTAAAATCGATTATTTTTACCCCTACAGATTGGCACTTACTCCGTAAAGCCCCTATTCCTGTATTGATGGTAAAAGAGCATGATTGGCAAGTTGCAGGGAAAATCGTCTGTGCGATTAATGTCGCATCAGAAGATGATGACCATCAAACCCTAAATACAAAAATCATCGAAAACGCCCTTAGTTTAGCGGCAAAATTCTCTGCTCAAATCCACCTAGTTAACGGTTATCCAGGAACCCCGGTAAACTTAGCTATTGAATTACCTGAGTTTGATGCAGCAAGTTACAATGACACTGTAAGAATGCAGCATGAACAACGTATTCAATATATTGCCAATAGCTTTAACATTCCTTTAGAAAATTGTCATGTGGAAGAAGGTTTACCAGAAGATGTAATCCCTGATTTAGCTGAAAAACTAGATGCTGAATTAGTCGTTCTTGGTACAGTTGGTAGAACAGGTTTTTCTGCAGCATTAATCGGTAATACCGCTGAACATGTTATCGATAGTATCAATTGTGACCTACTAGCGATTAAGCCTGATGGTTATAAATCTCCTCTAGAAGAGTAA